A region of Lycium barbarum isolate Lr01 chromosome 3, ASM1917538v2, whole genome shotgun sequence DNA encodes the following proteins:
- the LOC132632026 gene encoding amino acid permease 6-like, whose protein sequence is MTPDFQKNTMYVPTELESGDVQENFDDDGREKRTGTLLTASAHIITAVIGSGVLSLAWAIAQLGWVAGPAVLFVFSFITYFTSTLLADCYRSPGPVSGMRNYTYMDVVRSHLGGVKVTLCGIAQYANLVGVTIGYTITTSISMVAVQRSNCFHKNGHEASCSIESYPYMIIFALIQIILSQIPNFHKLSWLSILAAIMSFAYAFIGLGLSIDKVAGVGHHVKTSLTGTVVGVDVSGSEKVWRSFQAIGDIAFAYAYSTVLIEIQDTLRSSPPESKVMKRASLAGVSTTTLFYILCGTIGYAAFGNEAPGNFLTGFGFYEPFWLIDFANVCIAIHLIGAYQVFCQPLYGFVEARCSQRWPDSKFINSEHAVQVPCCGANYNVNLFRLVWRTAYVVVTTVIAMIFPFFNDFLGLIGAASFYPLTVYFPIEMHIAQRKIPKYSFTWVWLKILSWTCLIVSLVAAAGSIKGLATDVKHYKPFSTQQ, encoded by the coding sequence ATGACACCTGATTTTCAGAAGAACACCATGTACGTGCCAACAGAGCTCGAAAGTGGAGACGTTCAAGAAAACTTCGATGATGATGGACGAGAAAAAAGAACAGGGACTTTGTTGACTGCAAGTGCACATATTATTACTGCTGTGATTGGTTCTGGAGTGCTATCTCTTGCATGGGCAATAGCTCAATTAGGTTGGGTGGCCGGTCCTGCGGTtctctttgttttttctttcatCACTTACTTCACTTCTACACTTCTTGCCGACTGTTACCGTTCTCCAGGACCTGTTTCTGGCATGAGAAATTATACTTACATGGACGTCGTCCGGTCTCACTTAGGAGGTGTGAAGGTGACACTGTGTGGAATTGCCCAATATGCTAACCTCGTCGGAGTTACCATAGGATACACAATAACAACATCTATTAGTATGGTGGCTGTACAGAGGTCAAATTGTTTTCATAAAAACGGCCACGAAGCTAGCTGCTCAATTGAGAGCTACCCATATATGATCATATTTGCATTGATTCAAATAATTCTTAGCCAAATACCAAACTTCCACAAGCTCTCATGGCTATCAATTCTTGCTGCTATTATGTCTTTTGCTTACGCTTTTATTGGTCTTGGACTCTCTATAGACAAAGTTGCAGGTGTGGGGCACCATGTTAAGACAAGCCTAACAGGGACGGTAGTTGGGGTGGATGTATCCGGATCAGAGAAAGTATGGAGAAGCTTCCAAGCCATTGGAGATATTGCATTTGCCTATGCTTATTCCACTGTTCTCATTGAAATACAGGACACACTGAGATCATCACCTCCAGAAAGTAAGGTAATGAAGAGAGCATCACTAGCTGGAGTTTCCACCACAACCTTGTTCTATATACTATGTGGTACCATTGGCTATGCAGCCTTTGGAAACGAAGCTCCAGGAAATTTCCTCACCGGTTTTGGTTTCTATGAACCCTTTTGGCTAATTGACTTCGCCAACGTTTGCATTGCCATCCACCTTATCGGAGCTTACCAGGTTTTCTGCCAACCTTTATATGGGTTTGTGGAGGCTCGATGCAGCCAGCGATGGCCAGACAGCAAATTCATCAACTCTGAACACGCTGTGCAAGTTCCATGCTGTGGCGCTAATTACAACGTCAACTTGTTCAGGTTGGTGTGGAGAACAGCATATGTTGTAGTGACAACCGTGATTGCCATGATATTCCCCTTCTTCAATGACTTCTTGGGTTTGATCGGGGCAGCATCGTTCTATCCATTAACCGTCTACTTCCCAATAGAGATGCACATTGCCCAGAGAAAGATACCAAAGTATTCTTTCACATGGGTATGGCTGAAAATACTAAGCTGGACTTGCCTGATCGTATCACTTGTTGCAGCTGCTGGATCTATCAAGGGTCTTGCCACTGATGTCAAGCATTACAAGCCTTTCTCAACTCAACAATAA
- the LOC132632025 gene encoding uncharacterized protein LOC132632025, with the protein MDCTNESLIVDMGLVVGGGDTTNSVSGLKRESGYCNQCLNLEAKIKTIEYTCSSLRQEIDQERKGFKLLEGKFEALRVEKLAVEDELEVLKRRNQELEERIRKIENNNQSNEENEEEDKVLQLMIENNVLECEKRKAESDVEYWKSKCNELQLTVAELDKKLAQKTDLQEVYKIVKVDEMQNKAGLDANPFFSDGEIGSLQSQDSGKYLAKTPSVQAKLVGGNQVRKRLTFEEGKGPNKRMAPSTPAGVRPAKVVVIDINESDDERTTGPLCTSIIGSEYETSVPLCTPPVPGIARSVPYCGSGSTLSNIELPSENNLKITDIEQGEDSDMVCHNKEVLCVPTPKRRRASNIIASDSDTDNDDDKVPICMLKSRHFCEKSSDDHPRGHSTQTGDSDEAIGKSSSRRRLVKLSQFEGKGGGGNDFEEEVSESEGESLGGFIVSGSDISDDDDISNSDGALQSNSSVAEDSITDSEHISESDSDYGEIMSRIRRNKSEKLEWEFEGDMLAAFGKDPELCMKAVCVLYRQQTSEEQCSKETIFHNQRGFSHCDAFRGSTLAEFLTDGDPQGDMKKSLKELQAYDPKGVEMCITLATRYSKQLFAIYKNKEDPFFSAP; encoded by the exons ATGGACTGTACTAAtgaatctttgattgttgatATGGGGTTAGTAGTAGGAGGTGGAGATACTACAAATAGTGTGAGTGGTTTGAAAAGAGAATCGGGTTATTGCAATCAGTGTTTAAATCTGGAAGCAAAGATCAAGACAATAGAATATACTTGTTCCAGTTTGCGGCAGGAGATTGACCAGGAGAGAAAGGGGTTTAAGTTACTTGAAGGTAAGTTTGAGGCATTGCGAGTCGAAAAGCTTGCTGTTGAGGATGAGCTTGAGGTATTGAAGAGAAGGAATCAAGAGCTGGAAGAGCGGATACGGAAAATTGAGAATAATAATCAAAGTAATGAGGAAAACGAGGAGGAAGACAAGGTTTTACAGTTGATGATTGAGAACAATGTCTTGGAATGTGAGAAAAGGAAGGCTGAAAGTGATGTTGAGTATTGGAAATCCAAGTGCAACGAGCTACAGTTGACAGTGGCCGAATTGGACAAAAAATTGGCCCAGAAAACGGACTTGCAAGAAGTATATAAAATCGTAAAAGTTGATGAAATGCAAAATAAGGCTGGTTTAGATGCAAATCCCTTTTTCTCTGATGGAGAAATTGGATCTCTACAATCTCAAGATTCAG GGAAATATTTGGCAAAAACTCCAAGCGTGCAAGCCAAGCTTGTGGGAGGAAACCAAGTGAGGAAGCGATTGACATTTGAAGAAGGAAAGGGGCCTAACAAGAGGATGGCTCCTTCTACGCCAGCTGGCGTAAGACCTGCAAAAGTTGTTGTCATTGACATAAATGAAAGTGATGATGAAAGAACTACTGGTCCTCTCTGTACATCAATAATTGGAAGTGAATATGAAACTTCTGTCCCTCTCTGTACACCTCCCGTACCAGGAATTGCTCGTAGTGTACCTTACTGTGGATCAGGGAGCACCTTGTCTAATATCGAATTGCCTTCAGAGAACAATTTAAAGATAACTGACATTGAGCAAGGTGAAGACAGTGACATGGTTTGCCATAATAAGGAGGTTTTATGTGTTCCAACTCCAAAAAGAAGGAGAGCTTCGAACATAATTGCTAGTGATAGTGACaccgataacgatgatgataaagTTCCAATTTGCATGCTCAAAAGTAGGCATTTTTGTGAAAAAAGCTCTGATGATCATCCCAGAGGCCACTCAACTCAAACTGGTGATTCCGACGAAGCAATCGGGAAATCATCTAGTAGACGGCGCCTAGTGAAGCTAAGTCAGTTCGAAGGGAAAGGTGGTGGTGGCAATGACTTTGAAGAAGAAGTGTCAGAAAGTGAAGGAGAAAGCTTAGGTGGATTTATAGTTAGCGGCTCTGACATCTCAGATGATGATGACATCTCTAATTCTGACGGTGCATTGCAAAGTAATTCTTCTGTAGCTGAAGATTCAATAACTGATTCAGAGCATATATCAGAGAGTGATTCAGATTATGGTGAGATAATGTCGAGAATTCGAAGGAACAAAAGTGAGAAATTAGAGTGGGAGTTCGAGGGGGATATGCTTGCTGCCTTTGGTAAGGATCCTGAATTATGTATGAAGGCTGTTTGTGTTTTGTATAGGCAGCAAACATCTGAGGAGCAATGTAGTAAAGAAACAATATTTCACAATCAAAGAGGTTTTAGCCATTGCGATGCCTTCAG GGGAAGCACCCTGGCTGAATTTCTTACTGATGGAGATCCGCAAGGTGACATGAAGAAGTCTTTGAAGGAATTGCAAGCTTATGATCCCAAGGGTGTTGAAATGTGCATAACTTTGGCGACAAGATACTCTAAGCAGCTATTTGCTATTTACAAAAACAAAGAGGATCCTTTTTTCTCAGCTCCTTGA